TGGACGGCTTCGACAGCGCCCGCGTCATCTTCGCCTCCGACGTGGACGTCCTCGGCGTCCAGGTCAAGGTCACCGTGTTCTGGTGGCTGCTGTTCGTGGCGATCGCGACCTGGATCCTGCTGCGCACCCGCATCGGCAACTGGATCTTCGCGGTCGGGGGGTCGGCCGCCAGCGCCCGCGCGGTCGGCGTGCCGGTCGCCCGCGTCAAGATCGGCCTGTTCATGGGCGTGGCGTTCTGCGCCTGGTTCTCCGGGATGCACCTGGTGTTCGCGTTCGCGACCATCCAGTCGGGGGAGGGCGTCGGCAACGAGTTCCTCTACATCATCTGCGCGGTCATCGGCGGATGCCTGCTGACCGGCGGATACGGGTCCGCGATCGGGGCGGCGATCGGCGCGTTCATCTTCGGCATGACGAACAAGGGCATCGTGTACGCCGAGTGGAACCCCGACTGGTTCCGGTTCTTCCTGGGCGCGATGCTGCTCATCGCCACCGTGGTGAACCTCGTCGTCCGGCGCAGAGTGGAGCGGTCCTCATGACCGGGGCGAACGGCGCGCCGCTGATCAGGCTGAGCGGCGTCGGCAAGAACTACGGCAACGTCATCGCGCTGCGGGACGTGAGCATGGAGGCGTCCGCCGGCGAGGTGACCTGCGTCCTCGGCGACAACGGCGCGGGCAAGTCGACGCTCATCAAGATCATCGCCGGGCTGCACCGCCACGACGCGGGCACCTACGAGGTGAGGGGCGAGCCGGTCGTGTTCGACTCGCCCCGCGACGCCCTCGACCGCGGCATCGCGACCGTCTACCAGGACCTCGCGGTCGTCCCGCTCATGCCGGTCTGGCGCAACTTCTTCCTCGGCTCGGAGAAGCGCAAGGGCTTCGGCCGCATGGACGTCGGCTTCATGCGCGCCACGACCCAGGCCGAGCTGGCCGCGATGGGCATCGACCTGCGCGACGTCGACCAGCCCATCGGGACGCTCTCCGGCGGGGAGCGGCAGTGCGTGGCGATCGCCCGCGCCGTCTACTTCGGCGCGAAGGCGCTCGTCCTCGACGAGCCCACCGCCGCCCTGGGCGTCAAGCAGGCGGGGGTCGTGCTGCGCTACATCGTCCAGGCGCGGGAGCGGGGCCTCGCGGTCATCTTCATCACCCACAACCCGCACCACGCCTACCCGGTGGGCGACCGCTTCCTGATCCTCAACCGGGGCCGCAGCATCGGCTACCACACCAAGGACGAGATCACCCGCGAGGAGCTCACCGGCCTGATGGCCGGCGGCAGGGAGCTGGAGGAACTGGCCCACGAACTGGACGCGGCGGGCTCCCCGGCCGCCGGGCGCATGAAGCAGGAGGCCGAGAACCTCGGCCTGACGGAGGGCTGACCGCTCGCGCCGCCCCTCGGCGGCGCGAGCAACGCCTCCCGGCCGCCGGAACGGCCGCCCGCCCCGCCGCAGGGGCGCGGGGCCGCCTGCGCCGCTGCGGCGGGGGCGCCGCTCAGCCGGGCGCCAGCCACGCGCGGCACAGCCACCAGGCGTTGACGGCGCCGAAAGCGTCGGACGGGTCGATCCCGGTGACCTCCGTGAATCGCCGCACCCGGTTGCGCACCGTGTTGGGGTGCACGAACAGGCGCCCGGCCGCGGCGGTCACATCGCGTTTCGCCTCCAGCCAGGCGCACACGGCCAGGGCGACCGGCCCGGCGCTCGCCCCGAGCTCCGCCCGCGCCGCCCGGTGCCGTTCGAGCAGGACGGACGTGAGGTCGGACCGGTCGCCGACGGCGATGAGCACGGCGACGTCCGCGGCGTGCACCGGTCCCGCCGCCCCGGCCGCCTCCCCGGCCTCGAGCGCCGCCACGGCCAGCCGCCGCGCGGCCGCCAGGTTCTCCACCCCGACCGGTCCCACGACTCCGACCACGCCCTCGGCGGCACCGCCTCCACCGGCGCCCCCGCCCCGGCCTCCGGCGGCGCCCCCGGTTCGGCCTCCGGCGGCGCTCCCGGTCGGGCCTCGGACAGCGCTCCCGGCGGTCGTCGCCTCCGCGGCGCTGCTTCCGGTCGCCGCCCGGGGCTCCGGGCCTCTGGGGCCGCTGTCGGCGGTGTCTCTGGGGAGCGCCGCCCTGGTACCGCTTCTGCCGAGGGCCTCGGCCCCGGGTCCCGCGGCGCCTCCGGTCACGCCCCGGCCGGGGCCTGCGAGGGGCACCGGTACCGCAGGGCCGGGTCCGGTGTTGCCTCCGGCCTCGGACGTGGTGCCGATGGCGGACGTCACGAGCGTGGACGGGGCACGGGAGGTCACGGTGAAGCGGAGGCCGTCGAGGACGGCGGACAGGCGCGGGGCCTCCAGGGGCGGGCGGCGGCGCCGTCCCTCTCTCGGGTAAACGCTTTCCGGAACGGGGGCGGCAGGCCGGGACGCCAGGAGCCATACGGGTGTGTTGGCGGGCAGGCCCGCCTCGGCGGCGGCGAGGGCGGCGGCGGAGCCGCCGTCGAGGAGGCGGCGCAGGACGGCGGCGTCGCGCCCGTCCGGTCCCGGCTCGCCGCCCGCCTGCGCCTCGCGGTGCGCCTTGATCAGGCGGGACCGGACGGCCTCCGCCCAGTCGTCGTAGAGCTCGCGGGCGTCCAGGACGAGGCCGTCGCCGATGCCCTCGGCGGCGGCGACCTCCCGGGCGCGGGCCCAGATGGCGCGCTCGGCGACGTGGATGGCGCTGAGCACCGCCTCGATGGGCACGCCCTGCCGGGCCCGGGTGACGCCGAGCTCGGCGACGAACGACAGCTCCGCCTCCGTGGGGCCGCGCCGCGCCGCGATCGCGCGGGTCGCGGCGGCCAGCAGCGCGCGGGTGTGGCCGGCGATGTCGGCGGGCGGCAGCACCGACACCTCCCGCACCGACGCCGACACGCCGGCGACCACGGACGGCAGCAGGTCCCGGTCGCCGGTGACGCGTTCGATGAGGTCGATCACCGGGTTCCAGTCCGCGTCGCCGTTGTCCATGGCGGCGATTGTGGCGCGCTACAAGTCCGGACGCCAAACGCGTGGTCCCGTCCATGTTTCTCCGGGGTCCGTCGCGCATATGGTTGGGGCTCGCCACAATGATCGAGGGGGTGCCCCATGACGTGCCGTGTCGCCGTGATCGGCGCCGGGGCCGCCGGTCTCGCGGCCGGGAAGGCGATGCGCGACGCGGGCCTCGAGTTCGTGCTCTACGAGAAGGGCGACCGACCCGGCGGATTGTGGGCGCGTGACAACGCCAGTGGGCTGTCGCCCGCGTACGAGTCCCTGCACACCAACACCAGCAAGGGGCGCACCCAGTTCGCCGACTTCCCGATGCCGCGGTCCTGGCCGGACTACCCGTCCGCCGACCTGGTCGCGCAGTACCTGGCCGACTACGCCGAGCGGTTCGGGGTGCTCCCGCACATCCGGTTCGGCAGCGAGGTCGTGTCGGTCGACCGGGACGGGCCGTCGTGGGCCCTGACGACCGCGTCCGGGGACGTGGGCCGCTTCGACGCGGTCGTGGTCGCCAACGGGCACAACTGGGACCCGCGCTGGCCCGACCCCGCCTACCCGGGAGAGTTCACCGGGACGCAGATCCACGCCCACGACTACCGGACGCCCGACATCTTCCGCGACCGGCGGGTGCTCGTCGTGGGCATGGGGAACTCGGCCATGGACATCGCCGTGGACGCCTCCCACGTCGCGGACGGGCCGGTCCTGCTGTCGGCGCGGCGCGGCGTCCACATCGTCCCGAAGTACCTGTTCGGGCGGCCGTCGGACGCGACGGGCGGCGCCCTCGCGGCGCTGCCGTGGCGGCTGCGCCAGCGGGTCGCCGAGACCATGCTGCGGGTCGCGGTGGGCAGGCCGCAGGACTACGGGCTCCCGGCGCCCTCGGGCGGCCTGTTCCAGAACCACCCGACGGTCAGCGACACGATCCTGCACCGGCTGACCCACGGCGAGGTCGAGGCGCGTCCCGGCATCGAGCGCCTGGACGGGGAGAAGGTCGTGTTCGCCGACGGCTCCGCCGACCCCGTGGACGTGATCGTGTGGGCGACGGGCTACCGGGTCACCATCCCGTTCCTGCCGGCCCGGCTGGTGGGGGAGGACCCGGAGCGGCTGCCGCTGTACAAGCGGGTCTTCCACCTGGACGACCCGAGCCTCGCGTTCGTCGGCCTGATGCAGTCGACGGGCGCGGCGCTGCCGATCGTGGAGGCGCAGGCGAAGCTGGCCGCCGCCTACTTCTCCGGCGCGTACGCGCTGCCCCCGCCGGGGGAGCGGCGGCGCTCCGTCGCCCGCGACCTGCGCGCCGCGAGGGCGCGGTGGGGCGACCGGCGTCCCATGATGCGCGTCGACTTCGACCGGTACGTGGCGGACCTGCCCCGCGAGGCGAGGGCCGGGCGGGCCCGGCTCGCGCGCGGCGCCCGCCCCTTCACCCCGACGGACCGTGAGGAGAGCACCCGCATGAGCGAAGCGGACCGGGGCGTCGCGGCCCCGCGGCGAGAGGCGGCCCGCCTCCGGGCGCCCGTGAGGACGGGCGGCCGCCGCGACCCGCGCGGCATGCGGGTCCTCGTGACCGGCGCGTCCGGGACGTTCGGCAGGGCGATCTGCGCCCGGCTGTCCGGCCTCGGCGCCCGCGTCGTCGGCCTGGACGCGGCGCCGCGCCCCGGCGACCCCGTCGAGGTCATCGCGTGCGACGTCACCGACGACGCGGCCGTCCCGGCGGCGGTGGAGGCCGCGATCGGGCGGCTCGGCGGGCTGGACCTGCTCGTCAACAACGCCGGGATCGGCGGCCCCGCGCCCGCGGAGCTGCCGCCCGGCGACGAGGTGCGCCGCCAGCTGGACGTCAACCTCCTCGGCGTCTGGCGGGTGACCGCCGCGTGCGCCGACGCGCTGGTCGCGTCGCGCGGACGCGTGATCATGCTGTCCTCGCGCATGGCCGTCATGCAGCTGCCCCTGGCCGCGGCCTACGGCGCCTCCAAACGGGCACTCGTGGCATACGCGGACGCCCTTCGCATGGAACTGGGAACCCACGTGGACGTCACTTGCGTGTACCCTTCCGCCGTGCGGAGCCCGATCCATGACTCGACCGCGGCGGCCGGGCTCTCCCTGGAGGGCATGAGCCGCTACGAACCCCTCGAAGGCGTCGTGGACGCGGTCGTGCGCGCCGCCCTGTCCCGCCGGCCACTCCGGGACGTGACGACGACCCGCCGCGGCGCCGTCGAGTTCTTCCTGGCCAGGCACCTGCCCGCACTGACCGACCGGATCGTCGCGCGGACGTTCGCGCGCCGCGTCCGGTCCGGGGCGTTCGCGGGCGCCGAGCTGGCGGCCGGGGCCGTCCGCCGTCACGCGGACCGCGCATGAGCACCACCGAGAACGAGAAGACGCAGGCGGCCGCGGGGGCGCGGCCCTGGGCGGGCGACCTCATCGGATACGCCTCCGGCTCGCTCGGGATGGGCGTGTGGGTCACCGTCCCCGGCCTGCTGCTGCTCTACTTCATGACGCACACGCTCGGCGTGTCCCCGTTCCTGGCGGGGCTGACCCTGCTGCTGCCGAAGATCCTGGACGCGATCGTCCATCCGTGGTTCGGCTCGGTGTCGGACCGGCACGCGCGCCGCGACGGGCACCGGCGCCGCATGCTGCGCTGGGGGCTGCTGCTGGCGTTCGCCTGGATCGGGCTGTTCACGGTCCCGTCCGCCTTCACCGGCTGGTCGGCGGCCCTGTGGGTGGGCGGCTTCTACATCCTCGGGAACGTCCTGTACGCGTGCTTCCAGGTGCCGTACCTGACGACGCCGTCCGACCTGAAGATCGGCTACCACGAGCGCACCCGCGTGTTCATGTACCGGATGCTGCTGCTGACGGTCGGGCTGCTCGGCGCGGGCGTCGCCGCCCCGGCCCTGGTGTCGGGCGGCGCGCGCTCCGACTACGCGCGGATGTCGGTGCTGCTCGCCGGCGTCCTCGTCGTCACCGGGCTCCTCGCGATCGTGTTCATCCGGCGGCTGGCCGACCGCTCCGGGTTCCGCGTCCCGGACGGCGGCCACGCGCACTCCGTCCTCGACGACCTGAAGATCACCTGGCGGGACCGCGACTTCCGCTTCCTGACGCTGTCGTACCTGTTCACCGGCATCACCACGCACATCTTCCTCGCGGCGGTGCCGTTCTACACCGAGTACTCGTTCGACGACGAGCGGCTGACCGCGGTGTTCATGGGCGCGTTCCTCGTCCCCGCCGCGGTCGCCGGGCCGGTGTGGAAGAAGGTGTCGGAGCGGACCGGCAAGCAGCGCGCGCTCCTGTTCTGCCAGGGCGTCTTCGTCGTCGGGTCGCTCGCCCTGTGGCCGGGGGAGGCGATGGGCCCGGGGCCGACGGTCGCGGTGATCGCCGTCCTCGGCACCGCGTTCGCCGGCCTGCAGCTGTTCGCGTTCTCCCTGATCCCCGACATCGTGGCCGCCGCCGAGTCGCGGGGCACGGCCCGCGCCGGCGCCTACACCGGCGTGTGGACGGCGACCGAGGCGACCGGCACCGCGATCGGCCCCTACGTGTACTCGGCGGTGCTCGCCGCGGGCGGCTTCGTGTCCACGACCGAGGGGCAGGCGGTCGCGCAGACCGACTCCGCCCTGCTGGCGCTGCTCATCGGCGTGACGCTGGTCCCCGCGGCGCTGATGGTGGTCGCCGTCGCCTTCCAGCGCCGCTTCGCCCTGGACCGCATGGCCGCCCGCTGACCCGCCGGGTCACTCGTCCGCGGTGTGGACCCTGCGGGCGCGGCGCCCCCTGTTCAGCCGGATTCTCCGGGCGCGGCGGGTTCCGGGGCGGGGCGGGAGCGGGTGATCTGCTCCGCCAGCATCCGGACGCGCCGCTCGTGCTCGTCGTAGCCGACCACGACCGGGGGCTCGTTGTAGGGCATCGCGTCGGACGAGCGGCGCAGCTTCACGTACTGGCCGCACGCGTCGATCGCGTACGGCTCCATGTCGTCCTGGAGCGCGCCGATCACCGTGATGCCGTGCGTCTCGCCGATCTTGCGGAACAGCGCGACGGCCTCCTTGCGGTGCTCCTTGCCGAGGTTGCGGCCCAGCTCGTCCAGCACGAGGACGAGCCGTCCCCCGCCGGAGCTGGCGAGCGCCGCCGCGCACACGAGCTTGACGGCCTTCTCGTCCATGAGCGCGGTGTTGGCGCGCCGGTTGTAGGGGACGTACCGCTGCCCCTCCGCGCGCCGCCACTTCGGCGTGACCCGCCAGCGCCACTCCTGCTCGGGGTCGGCGGGCGGCTCGGGCGTGGGGAACTCCAGCGTCGCGCCGTACCCGCCGTAGGCCACGTCGAGCTTCTCGAACTCGTCCGACACCCGCTGGAGCCGGGCGCGGATCGCGGCGGTCAGCGCGGTGCGGTGCGCCTCCGCGGCGCCCGCCGCCTCCGTCGCGCCCTTCTGCGCCTTCTCCAGGTCGGTGCGGCGCGCCGCGAGCTGCACCTCGATCTGCCGCCGCTGGTGCCGCTCGAAGTCCTCCTGCCGGCGCAGGTAGCTCTCCAGCGCCTTCGCCAGGCGCGGGAAGGTGGCCTGCTCCCGCTCGGTGCGGCGGCCCTCGCCCTCGGCGCGCTCGCGGAGGAGGAAACGCACCTCCTCGGGCATGTCCTCGTCGGACGGGCCGTCGGGGAAGACGCGCCGCAGCGCCTCCGACAGGTGCTTCTCGGCGGTGTGCCACCACTCGGCGGGCGTCCACGTCGCCTCGTCGTCGTCCAGGCCGGACAGCCATTCGGCCGCGCTCTCGCGGGACCCGCCCCAGTCCTTCTCCAGCGTCTCCAGCCCGAGCGCGGCGCGCTTGTCGGCCAGCTCCGCCGACGCACGGCGGAGCTTGTCGCGCTCGCGCTCGTGCGCCTCCTTCCGGCCGCGCAGCCGGTCCAGTTCCAGCGCGCGCGTGTCCGCCTTCGCCTGGAGACGCCGAAGCGACTGCTCTGCCGCGCCCAAGCGGGGACCGAGCCGGGCCTCGCTCGCTGCGATGTCCTCCAAGCGCTCGCGGAGTTCGACCATGGTCGCCTGGACCTCGTCCAGCTCCTCCGCTGCGCGCGCGCCCGCGAGCCGCCGTGCGGCCAGAGCGACGTCTGCGGCGGCGTCGGACGTCGCCTGACGCGCCCGCTCCAGCGACTCCTTGGCCGCCTCCAGCGCCGCCCGCGCCGCCTCCACGCGCGCCACCCGCCCGGTCACCGGCTCCGCGAACCCGCCGACGATCACCACACCGGCGCGGCGTTCGAGGGACCCCTGGGAGACCGCGGCCCCGGCGTGGATCGCCTCGCCGCCGAGGGCGGCGAAGAACGCGCCGAGCGGCCGCTCGCACCGCACGCCGCGCGGAAGGCGGGCGTCCCCCTCCGGACGGGCGGCGTCCCCGCCCGCCGGGACGATCATGGATCCGGGCATGCCCTTGAGCGCGGCGGCCGCGGCGTCGAGGTCGCCGGCCGCGACCACGACGGCCTCCCGGTACGGCCACAGGGCCGCCTCCCACCGCTCCCGGACGTCCTCGTCCAGCTCCACCGCGTCCAGGAGCCCGACGGCGTCGATGCCCGCGGCGGCGAGCGCGCGGATCTGGGCGGGCGCGCTGCTCTCGCCCGCCTCCGCCTCGGCCAGGGACCGCTCGGCCCGCGCGACCGCGCCCTTCGCCATGCCGAGCTCCTGCTGCGCCTCGTCCCGGCGCGCCTCCGCCTCGGCCAGCTCGGCGCGGGCGGCGGCCGCGTCCCGGCCGTCGGCCTCCCGCCGCCGCTCCTCCAGCGCCGCGACCTGGCGGCGCAGCTCGTCGAGCCGGTCGCGGGCGACGGCCTTGTCCGCGGCCAGCCCGCCGGCCTGCCCCTTCAGCTCGGCGAGCGCCGCCTCCGCCTCGCCGAGCCGCGCGTCCAGCGCCCCGCCGGTGAGCTGCTCCATCTCCCGCTCGGCGGCCTTCGCCGCGGCGGCCAGCTCCTCGCCCTCCCGCCGCAGCCGCTCCTGCTCGGCGGCGTGCGCGGCGTCGGCCTCCGCCGCGTCCACCAGCAGCCGCGCCTGCCGCGTCCGCCAGTGCCGCAGCGCCGCCGCCACCTCGTCGCGGGCCCGGTCGCGCCGGTCGAACGCCGCCAGCAGCGTCGCCGCCTCCCGCTCCCACGCCGCGAGCCGCTCGGCGGCCTCGGCCGCCTTGGCGCGCTCGCGGTGCTCCTCGGCGCGGGACCTGCGCTCGGCCTCCAGCTCCCGGTCCAGCCCGGTCAGCGCCGCGATCGCGCTGAAGATCCGCTCCGGGCCGATCTCGTTGAGCGGCTGCGACAGCAGGTTCGTGGCGACCTTCGACCGCACCGACGTCGACAGGAACGACACGCACCGCACCCGCCCCCCGTACAGGACGCGGGACAGGTCCTTCGCGACCAGGTCGCGGCGGCCCGCGCTGCGCGGCAGGCCCGCCCACAGCCGGTCGGCCAGCGCCACCCGCTCGGCCTCGGACGGCGCCGACGCCAGGTGGACGCCCTGCCGCCACCGGATCTCCAGGTGGGGCGCGTCCGCGTTCACCCGCAGCCACACGGTCAGGGCGCCGTCGCCTTCGCCCGCGGCGCCGCCTTCGTCCCCGTCCTCGGTCCCGTCCCCGGTCCCGGTACCGGGTTCGGCGTGGTCGAAGACGCCGATGATGTACCCGTGGTCGGCGCTCGCCCACTGGCTGTCGCCCTGCGCCGCCAGCTCCGCGTTGAACAGCAGCTCCGCCACCGCCCGCGCCCCGGACGCGAACCGCCACTGCTCGTCCCCGAGCAGCGCCGTGATCGCCGCGATGAACGACGACTTGCCCGCGCCGTTGGAGTCCTTCGGCCCCTGCCCGGCGACGACGATCAGCGTCCCGGGGACGGTCGGCACCGGATGGGTGGACAGCCGCGAGATGTTCACCGCCTGCACGGCCACCAGCGTCCGGTCCCCGACGATGTTCTCGGTGCCGCCCGGCGCCGGGCCCGGCGCCATCGGTTCGGCGACGGCCCTCATCCGACCTCCCCCTGATCGCGTTCCCGTCCCCGGCGCCGGGCACGGATGGCCGCCGCGAGCGGCGAGTCCGGCCCGGCCGCCAGGATCAGCTCCTCCTGCAGCCGCCGGCGCGCCGCGTCCGTCAGCCGGTGGAACTGCGGCCCCGGCACGAAGCCCCCGGCGTCGTCCGGTCCCGCCTTCACCTGCGACACCAGGCCGGCGAGCCGCAGCCGCCGCAGCGCCGCCTCCAGCTCCCCGACCGGCAGCTGGGTCCGGCGGCGCAGCTCCTCCGCCGGCGTCGGGTACGGCGACAGCCACGTGTCGTCCTCCAGCAGCCCCGCCGCCCTCGGGATCGCCACCGAGTGGATGAGCACCAGCGTCAGCACGGCCCGCTCCGACTCGGGCGGGACGCACTCCGGATCGGCCGCCAGCTCCGCCGCGACGTCGTCGCGGTACCCCGACGTCCAGCGGGCCTGCCCGGCCCGGATGAGCGTCCGCCCGCCGAGCGCGAGCATCTCCTCGACCGTCCGGCGCAGCGCCGGCTCCCGCAGCGCCGCGAACCGCACCTCCGGCACCGGCTCGGCCGCGTGCTCCACCGCCATGTACGCGGCGACCAGCTCCGCCCGCCGCCGCTCGTCGAACGCCCGCAGGATCGGCTCGAACAGCTCACTCATGGTCGTCCTCGCCGGTCGACCCGCGCCGCGGGGGCGGGGGGAGGCGGTGGAGGAGGTCGCGCAGGGAGGCGAGCGACCCTTCGGGCCAGAGGGCGACCCGCGGGCCGGGCCGGACCGTGCCGGCGGCCTCGTCCAGCAGCAGCCAGCCGGTGTCGGAGAGGCGGCGCAGCTCACCGGTGGCCCAGCGGCGGGCCAGCTCGGCGTCGCCGCGCGTCATGGTCGCGTAGACCTCCAGGACGTCGGCGACCGCGGCCCGGACGCCCGGCCAGGGCAGGTCGTCCAGGCGCGGCCAGCAGCAGCGCAGCGCGGCGGCCAGGACGCGGCGCGCCTGCCCCGCGCGTTCCAGCGGCATCGGGGCGGTCTCGTACTCCTCCAGCAGCGCGGGCGTCGCGCCGTCCGGCCACTCGGGGAGCAGCCAGACGCGGGCGCCGTCGCTCGCGCCGGCCGTCCCGGGCGGGACCGGCTCCGACACGGGGACGGACGGCACGCCCAGCACGCGTGCGCGGGCGCGGGCCAGCACGTGCGGATCCACGGCCGCGTGCGCGCGGCCCTCTCCGGCGTCGCTCAAGCGCCGGTCCTCTCGAACCAGCCGGGGGTGACCCAGGCGGGAGAGTCCCCCGGACGCGCGGTGAGGCCGTCCGACCAGGTGAGCCGGTAGGGCAGGTCGGGGTGCAGGTGCGCGGACGACAGGTCGGCCAGGACGCGGCGCGCCGCGGGCCAGTCCTGCGCGAGGACCTCCTCCACGGCGATCCGGTCGCGGCCCCGGAGGACCTGCTCGGCGACGTCGCGGAGCCGTTCGGCCGCCGCCGTGTCCGAGCCCGTGTCGTCCGACAGCCCCGGGTCGGGGACCGACGGGCGCGGCGGCGCGGGACGCGGCGGCGTGGCGCGCGGGCCGTCCTCCACGGCCGTCACCACCGCCGCCGGCTCGTGCCAGGGCGCCGCCGCGTCGAACACGAACCCGTCCAGGACGGCGGCGAGCCGCTCGCGGGACGCCGTGCGGGCGAACGTCCGCCAGGTCTCGGGGGGAAGGAGGGTGAGGTTGCGGGTCGTGCCGGCGGAGTCCGACAGCCGGGCCGCCGCGCGGCGGGACGCGTCCCCGTAGGCGTAGATGGCGGCGCGCAGGTCGGTGCACGTCCGGTCGAGCTGCGGCCACCGGCGCAGGATCGCGCCGTGCAGCCGCTCGGCGCGCAGCAGGATCTCCTCGGTGCCCCACAGCTTGGGCGCCTGCTCGCGCAGCTCCTCGATGGTCCCGTTCGTCAGCGTGACCAGCTCGACGCTCCACAGCCGGAACGCGCGGGCCAGGCCCTCGGCGCCCTCGCGCGCCTGCTCCGGCGTCATGCGGGGATCGGCCACGTTGAGCTGCTCCAGCGCGAGGAGCCGGTGCATCTCGCTCTGGCCGCCGTCCAGCATCATGCGGCGGACGAACATGAGCCCGACGACGCTGGTGAACGACGCGCGGTAGCGGAGCTGGTTCGGCTTGGGGAACACCTCGCGGACGGCGCCGAGCCCCTTCAGCACCCGCAGCCGGTTCTCGAACACCTCGGCCGGGTAGCGGCGGCACACGTGCCGCATCTGCTCGCGGCTCAGCCCCTCCTCGCCCGCGTCGGCGAACGCGGCCAGCAGCGTCTCGGCGACGTCCACCAGCTCGGGGTCGTCGACGACGGCGCCGCTGTCGCGCGCCAGCGCCGCGAACATCTGCCGGTACACGCCCAGCACCGCCTCGCCGACGAGCGCGTCGTCGAGGCTGGCGGCCGCGTTCTCGGAGTCGGTGGACACGGAGGACTACGGTAAGGCCCCCGCGCCCTCAAGGTGGAATCGTGGCGGAGACCCCCGCCCCGCGTCCGCCGGGCGGGAGCCTCCGCTCGCGGATGTCAGGCGGGGTGCGGGATGGACTTGTGCTCCAGGTAGGCGAGGAGCCCTTCGGGGCCCAGCTCGCGTCCCAGCCCGCTGTTCTTGTAGCCCCCGAAGGGGGTGTTCGGGTCGAGGGTGTACATGTTGACGCCGCAGCTGCCGGTGCGGATCCGGCGGGCGACCTCCACGCCGTGGGCCGGGTCGGACGTCCAGACCGAGCCGCCGAGGCCGTAGTCGCTGTCGTTGGCGATCCGGACGGCGTCGTCCTCGTCCTCGTAGGGGATGAGGACGAGGACCGGCCCGAAGATCTCCTCGCGGGCGATGCGCATGTCGTTGGCGACGTCGCCGAACACCGTCGGCGCGACGTACCAGCCGCGGTCGTGCGGCCGGTTCAGCCCGCCGGTGATCAGCTTGGCGCCCTCGTCCTGGCCGACGCGGATGTAGTTCTCCACGCGCTCCTGCTGCCGCTTCGTCACCAGGGGGCCGATCTCGGTGCCGTAGTCGGCCGGGTCGCCGACGGCGAGCCCGCCGACCATCGCGGCGAGGGCGTCGGCGACCTCGTCGTAGCGCCGGCGGGACGCGAGGATGCGGGTCTGCGCGGCGCACGCCTCGCCGTTGTTCATCAGGGACGCCAGCTTGAAGCCCTCGACGGTGGACTCCAGGTCGGCGTCGTCCAGGATGATCGCGGCGGACTTGCCGCCGAGCTCCAGCGTGACGCGCTTGAGCTGCTCGCCGCAGACCGCGCCGATCTTGCGCCCGGCGGCGGTGGAGCCGGTGAAGGAGACCTTGTCGACGCCGGGGTGGGCGACGAGGTGCGCGCCGACCTCGCGGCCCGCGGGGACGATGTTGACCACGCCGTCCGGGATGCCCGCCTCCTTGATCCACTCGGCGAGCAG
The sequence above is drawn from the Actinomadura hallensis genome and encodes:
- a CDS encoding aldehyde dehydrogenase; the encoded protein is MREHDRLFIGGDWAAPAGTGTIDVISPHTEEVIGRVPEGTEADIDAAVAAARRAFDEGPWPRMTPAERAEIVGRLASIYAERQQEMADLVTAEMGSPIMFSVFGQAAIPQMVLQYYVDLAGTYTWEEERQGMLGPVTVTQEPAGVVAAIVPWNVPQFTLMLKLAPALIAGCTVVAKPSPETPLDSYLLAEWIKEAGIPDGVVNIVPAGREVGAHLVAHPGVDKVSFTGSTAAGRKIGAVCGEQLKRVTLELGGKSAAIILDDADLESTVEGFKLASLMNNGEACAAQTRILASRRRYDEVADALAAMVGGLAVGDPADYGTEIGPLVTKRQQERVENYIRVGQDEGAKLITGGLNRPHDRGWYVAPTVFGDVANDMRIAREEIFGPVLVLIPYEDEDDAVRIANDSDYGLGGSVWTSDPAHGVEVARRIRTGSCGVNMYTLDPNTPFGGYKNSGLGRELGPEGLLAYLEHKSIPHPA
- a CDS encoding chromosome partitioning protein ParA — protein: MRAVAEPMAPGPAPGGTENIVGDRTLVAVQAVNISRLSTHPVPTVPGTLIVVAGQGPKDSNGAGKSSFIAAITALLGDEQWRFASGARAVAELLFNAELAAQGDSQWASADHGYIIGVFDHAEPGTGTGDGTEDGDEGGAAGEGDGALTVWLRVNADAPHLEIRWRQGVHLASAPSEAERVALADRLWAGLPRSAGRRDLVAKDLSRVLYGGRVRCVSFLSTSVRSKVATNLLSQPLNEIGPERIFSAIAALTGLDRELEAERRSRAEEHRERAKAAEAAERLAAWEREAATLLAAFDRRDRARDEVAAALRHWRTRQARLLVDAAEADAAHAAEQERLRREGEELAAAAKAAEREMEQLTGGALDARLGEAEAALAELKGQAGGLAADKAVARDRLDELRRQVAALEERRREADGRDAAAARAELAEAEARRDEAQQELGMAKGAVARAERSLAEAEAGESSAPAQIRALAAAGIDAVGLLDAVELDEDVRERWEAALWPYREAVVVAAGDLDAAAAALKGMPGSMIVPAGGDAARPEGDARLPRGVRCERPLGAFFAALGGEAIHAGAAVSQGSLERRAGVVIVGGFAEPVTGRVARVEAARAALEAAKESLERARQATSDAAADVALAARRLAGARAAEELDEVQATMVELRERLEDIAASEARLGPRLGAAEQSLRRLQAKADTRALELDRLRGRKEAHERERDKLRRASAELADKRAALGLETLEKDWGGSRESAAEWLSGLDDDEATWTPAEWWHTAEKHLSEALRRVFPDGPSDEDMPEEVRFLLRERAEGEGRRTEREQATFPRLAKALESYLRRQEDFERHQRRQIEVQLAARRTDLEKAQKGATEAAGAAEAHRTALTAAIRARLQRVSDEFEKLDVAYGGYGATLEFPTPEPPADPEQEWRWRVTPKWRRAEGQRYVPYNRRANTALMDEKAVKLVCAAALASSGGGRLVLVLDELGRNLGKEHRKEAVALFRKIGETHGITVIGALQDDMEPYAIDACGQYVKLRRSSDAMPYNEPPVVVGYDEHERRVRMLAEQITRSRPAPEPAAPGESG